Proteins from a genomic interval of Trifolium pratense cultivar HEN17-A07 linkage group LG6, ARS_RC_1.1, whole genome shotgun sequence:
- the LOC123893059 gene encoding disease resistance protein RPV1-like isoform X2 — MSASCSSFQPSSDPNLLDLGSCSIRSNRYRYDVFISFRGSDTRNGFVGHLYGHLVRKGLIVFKDDIELRRGEYIAPQLLQAIKDSRVSIVVFSKDYASSTWCLDEMTAIDECRAELRQTVFPIFYDVDPSHVRKQNGVYENAFVVHTESFKHEPHRVDGWKKAMTYLAGLGGTDVRNKPEFDMIETIVQDVTNTLNPKLSGCYDHLIGVRPRVEALERLLNLKSEDNAFRVLGIRGMDGIGKTTLANVLYDTIAYQFSACCFIENLSTIYRDGDAIAVKKQILHQTLKEKNLDAYNLSEISKILKNRLYNMKVLIVLDDVDQFEQLDELHIDPKLLHPGSRIIITTRDVHILELYGANIIHEVELMNDYDARELLCRKAFKNGNSSNDYAELISNVLRYAQGLPLAIKVMGSFLYNKNTTQWKDTLKGLEKNPNSEILKVLRSSFKRLERREKEIFLHIACFFDGEREDYVRRVLDAFGLQHDIGISLIAKKSFITIQNKKIYMHKMFQELGKKIIREQHPNEPRLWSRLWLYCDLHDAIIKSEAICAKAIILNQKEDVSKFKQLRDEDLAKMKNLKVLILNHTKFSGSSKFLSNSLRYLLWNGCPMAYLPSNFQPYNLVELNMPNGSIVQLWEDIQELPFLKRMDISNSKNLKVTPRFEGMQYLERLDLTGCINLSEVHPSIGLLEKLEFLSLQNCTSLVNLDFGNAARLWSLKVLRLSDCKKLENTPNFSGLIFLQYLDMGRCASISTIHESIGTLENLRFISLRDCTDLVEIPAQLLRSLTTLDLCGCSKFNKLSLRHISTSQSLQSLIFLDLSFCNIVKVPDAIGEFRCLERLNLQGNNFTELPSTFGGLDNLSYLNLSHCHKLQSLSYLLPARSSSVGRYFKTTPGTRNHRSGLYIFDSPNYKKHVSFYDYEYYFGWLFTRWVKRLVMKPLHFRCGFDIVLPLHGDHTTDCDVNLAIPRYFRHRYNGSSIARMTVPVLDVDWLGFLFYVTFDLNNHNQQSSSSQLPHPFYLSFESEFKEERFDMALNLELNKVDGEHYIWMIYISQEHCHFVKTGAHITFKARQGLIIKEWGLRLITKKDTQGSMMEMSVPVHLPLENVKVKQRSDSSSFEPKIQLPYNWFVSDKDEANGKETDLFNLGLSTEIPQ, encoded by the exons ATGTCTGCCTCTTGCTCGTCCTTTCAACCATCTTCCGATCCTAACCTATTGGATTTGGGTTCTTGCAGTATCCGAAGTAATAGATATAGATATGATGTATTTATCAGTTTTAGAGGTTCTGACACTCGCAATGGCTTTGTCGGCCATCTCTACGGTCATCTAGTTAGAAAAGGTCTTATCGTTTTCAAAGATGACATAGAACTTCGGAGAGGAGAATATATTGCACCCCAACTTTTGCAAGCAATTAAAGATTCACGAGTTTCTATTGTTGTCTTCTCGAAAGATTATGCTTCCTCAACTTGGTGTTTGGATGAAATGACTGCCATTGATGAATGCCGTGCTGAACTAAGACAGACTGTTTTCCCTATTTTCTATGATGTTGATCCATCTCATGTCCGAAAACAAAATGGAGTGTATGAGAATGCCTTTGTTGTACACACTGAGTCATTCAAACATGAGCCACACAGAGTTGATGGGTGGAAGAAAGCTATGACCTATTTGGCTGGATTAGGTGGCACAGATGTCAGGAATAA GCCAGAATTTGATATGATTGAAACAATTGTTCAGGATGTAACAAACACATTGAATCCGAAATTGTCAGGGTGTTATGATCATCTTATTGGAGTAAGACCTCGTGTCGAAGCATTAGAAAGACTTTTAAACTTAAAGTCAGAGGACAATGCTTTTCGGGTTTTAGGAATACGGGGGATGGATGGCATAGGAAAAACAACTCTTGCAAATGTCTTGTATGATACAATCGCATATCAATTTAGTGCTTGTTGTTTTATTGAGAATCTTAGCACAATTTATAGGGATGGCGATGCTATTGCTGTCAAGAAACAAATTCTTCATCAaactttgaaagaaaaaaatctggATGCATACAATCTCTCTGAAatatctaaaattttaaaaaataggcTATATAACATGAAGGTCCTCATAGTTCTTGACGATGTTGATCAATTTGAGCAACTAGATGAATTGCACATAGATCCCAAATTACTACATCCTGGAAGTAGAATAATCATAACCACTAGAGATGTGCATATTCTTGAATTGTATGGAGCGAATATAATTCATGAGGTTGAATTGATGAATGATTATGATGCTCGGGAACTTCTATGTAGAAAAGCCTTCAAAAATGGTAATTCAAGCAATGATTATGCAGAACTTATTTCTAATGTACTAAGATACGCTCAAGGTCTTCCATTAGCAATTAAAGTAATGGGTTCTTTCTTGTATAATAAAAATACCACCCAATGGAAAGATACCTTGAAAGGATTAGAGAAGAATCCGAATAGTGAAATTCTGAAAGTTCTCAGGTCAAGTTTCAAGAGActtgagagaagagagaaagaaatattTTTGCATATTGCTTGTTTCTTTGATGGGGAGAGGGAGGATTATGTGAGGCGAGTTCTAGATGCTTTTGGATTGCAACATGATATTGGAATTTCACTAATTGCTAAGAAATCATTCATAACcattcaaaataagaaaatttatatGCATAAAATGTTTCAAGAGttggggaaaaaaattattCGGGAACAACATCCTAATGAGCCAAGACTATGGAGTAGATTGTGGCTTTATTGTGATCTCCATGATGCGATTATAAAATCG gAAGCAATATGTGCTAAAGCCATAATTCTAAATCAAAAGGAGGATGTTAGCAAATTCAAACAGTTGAGGGATGAAGATTTAGCAAAAATGAAGAACTTGAAAGTGCTCATATTAAATCATACAAAATTTTCAGGAAGCTCCAAATTTCTTTCCAATTCCCTACGCTATCTTTTGTGGAATGGTTGTCCTATGGCGTATTTGCCATCAAATTTTCAACCATATAACCTTGTAGAATTGAATATGCCTAATGGTAGCATTGTACAACTATGGGAAGACATCCAG GAACTCCCCTTTTTGAAAAGGATGGATATCAGCAACTCCAAAAATCTAAAGGTCACTCCAAGGTTTGAAGGGATGCAATATCTCGAGAGGCTAGATCTTACAGGATGCATAAATTTGTCGGAGGTGCATCCATCAATTGGACTTCTGGAAAAACTTGAATTCTTGAGTTTGCAGAACTGTACTAGTCTAGTTAACCTTGATTTTGGAAATGCAGCTAGATTATGGTCTTTAAAAGTTTTGCGTCTCTCTGATTGCAAGAAACTTGAAAACACTCCGAATTTCAGTGGATTGATTTTTCTACAATATCTTGATATGGGCCGATGTGCAAGTATATCCACGATTCATGAATCTATCGGGACTCTTGAAAACCTCAGATTCATAAGTTTGAGAGACTGCACAGATCTTGTTGAAATACCTGCACAATTATTGAGATCTCTTACAACTCTAGATCTTTGTGGATGCTCTAAATTCAATAAGCTGTCATTGAGACATATTTCCACTTCTCAATCTCTGCAATCTTTGATTTTTCTAGACTTAAGTTTTTGCAATATTGTTAAAGTACCTGATGCTATTGGAGAATTTAGGTGTTTAGAAAGACTAAATCTTCAGGGAAATAACTTTACTGAACTACCCTCCACTTTCGGTGGACTTGACAATCTATCATATTTAAACTTGTCTCATTGTCATAAGcttcaaagtttgtcttatctCCTACCAGCAAGATCTAGTTCAGTGGGAAGATATTTTAAAACAACACCTGGAACCCGTAATCATAGATCAggattatatatttttgattcTCCCAATTACAAGAAGCATGTATCCTTCTATGACTACGAATATTATTTCGGTTGGTTATTCACTCGCTGGGTAAAAAGACTAGTTATG AAACCTCTTCACTTTCGATGTGGCTTTGACATTGTTCTTCCTTTGCATGGAGATCATACCACTGATTGTGATGTAAATCTTGCCATTCCAAGGTATTTCCGTCACCGGTATAATGGGAGTTCAATAGCAAGGATGACTGTTCCTGTTCTGGATGTCGACTGGCTCGGCTTTCTCTTTTATGTGACATTTGATTTAAATAATCATAATCAGCAATCGTCATCTTCACAACTGCCACATccattttatctttcttttgagAGTGAATTCAAAGAAGAACGATTTGATATGGCACTTAATTTGGAACTAAACAAGGTTGATGGAGAACATTACATTTGGATGATCTATATATCTCAGGAACATTGTCATTTTGTAAAAACAGGAGCACACATCACATTTAAAGCCCGCCAAGGTTTGATTATCAAGGAATGGGGGTTGCGTCTCATAACCAAGAAAGACACACAGGGCTCAATGATGGAAATGAGTGTACCAGTACATCTTCCTTTAGAGAATGTGAAAGTAAAACAAAGAAGCGACAGCAGTAGCTTTGAGCCCAAAATCCAACTTCCTTACAATTGGTTTGTTTCTGACAAAGATGAAGCCAATGGAAAAGAAACCGATCTCTTTAATCTTGGCCTTTCAACCGAAATACCACAGTGA